One window from the genome of Rufibacter tibetensis encodes:
- a CDS encoding M14 family metallopeptidase, whose amino-acid sequence MLLPLLTTLSTLFLSSPAPDWKTPFEKSNRNQTATYYECIDYYQRLDEAYPEIKMTPVGMTDVGKPLHTVVISTDGDFDPASIHRKGKTVLLMQNGIHPGEPEGIDATMMLARDLVQDKKLRKQLDNTVLVIIPIYNVGGALNRNSHTRTNQNGPESYGFRGNSRNLDLNRDFIKEDSKNAKTFATIFRTWDPEVFVDNHTSNGADYQYTMTLIPTQHNKLGGALGTLLKQQMLPALYKGMEKRKWPLVPYVNSRGETPETGIFGFADLPRYASGYTTLYQTLGFIPETHMLKAFDKRVQSTYDLMLEFLDYTAKNGKTIQAARQKDRAALLTQQEFVLNWEPDTTQVETINFKGYEAKYKPSEVSGLERLYYDRKAPFTRPVKFFDTFRPTLTVTKPAAYIIPQAWTEVIERLQQNQVELKRLSKDTVLTPETYYITDYKTGQRPYEGHYLHTEVKVRTAQQPIQYFAGDYVVYLNQVSNRFLVETLEPQAPDSYFAWNFFDSILGQKEHFSAYVFEDLAAQYLKQDLKLKVALEEAKAKDPALAKSAQAQLNFIYRNTPHYESTHMRYPVARWKGGALPIQ is encoded by the coding sequence ATGCTCCTACCTCTGCTCACCACCTTAAGTACCCTTTTTCTTTCGTCGCCTGCGCCGGATTGGAAGACGCCTTTCGAGAAAAGCAACCGCAACCAAACGGCCACTTACTACGAGTGCATTGACTACTACCAGCGCTTAGATGAAGCCTACCCTGAAATCAAGATGACGCCTGTTGGCATGACCGATGTGGGCAAACCGTTGCACACGGTAGTTATTTCCACTGATGGGGACTTTGACCCAGCCTCTATTCACCGGAAAGGCAAAACGGTGTTGCTGATGCAGAACGGCATCCATCCGGGTGAGCCCGAGGGTATTGACGCCACCATGATGCTGGCCCGCGACCTGGTGCAGGATAAGAAATTACGCAAGCAGCTGGACAACACGGTGCTGGTGATTATTCCTATTTACAACGTAGGTGGGGCCCTGAACCGCAACAGCCACACCCGTACCAATCAGAACGGCCCTGAGAGCTACGGTTTCAGGGGCAATTCTCGAAACCTGGACCTAAACCGCGATTTCATCAAGGAAGACTCCAAAAACGCAAAAACCTTTGCCACCATCTTCCGCACCTGGGACCCCGAGGTGTTCGTGGACAACCACACCAGCAACGGCGCCGACTACCAGTACACCATGACGCTTATTCCCACCCAGCACAACAAACTGGGCGGTGCGTTGGGTACGCTTCTGAAGCAGCAGATGCTGCCGGCGCTGTACAAAGGCATGGAGAAGCGCAAGTGGCCGCTGGTGCCGTACGTGAACTCGCGTGGAGAAACCCCGGAGACCGGCATTTTCGGCTTCGCCGATTTACCCCGGTACGCAAGCGGTTATACCACCTTGTACCAGACGCTGGGCTTCATCCCGGAGACGCACATGCTCAAAGCCTTTGACAAACGGGTGCAGTCCACGTATGACCTCATGCTGGAGTTCCTGGATTATACCGCCAAAAACGGGAAAACCATTCAGGCAGCCCGCCAGAAAGACCGCGCCGCTTTGCTTACCCAGCAGGAATTCGTCCTGAACTGGGAACCTGACACCACCCAGGTAGAAACCATCAACTTTAAGGGCTATGAAGCCAAATACAAACCCAGTGAGGTAAGCGGATTGGAACGCCTATACTATGACCGCAAGGCACCTTTCACCCGGCCGGTGAAGTTCTTTGACACCTTCCGCCCTACGCTCACAGTGACTAAGCCTGCTGCTTATATTATTCCGCAAGCCTGGACTGAAGTTATTGAGCGCCTGCAGCAGAACCAGGTAGAACTGAAACGACTGAGCAAAGACACCGTGCTCACCCCCGAAACCTATTACATCACTGACTACAAAACTGGTCAACGTCCGTACGAGGGCCATTACCTGCACACTGAGGTGAAGGTGCGCACCGCCCAGCAACCCATCCAATACTTCGCGGGTGATTACGTGGTGTATTTAAACCAGGTGAGCAACCGCTTTCTGGTAGAGACCCTGGAGCCGCAAGCACCAGACTCTTACTTCGCCTGGAATTTCTTTGACTCTATCTTAGGGCAGAAGGAGCACTTTTCGGCATACGTGTTTGAGGATTTGGCCGCCCAATATCTCAAACAAGATCTCAAACTGAAAGTCGCTTTGGAGGAGGCCAAGGCTAAAGACCCTGCCTTGGCCAAAAGCGCACAAGCTCAACTCAACTTCATTTACCGCAACACGCCCCATTACGAGAGCACGCACATGCGCTACCCGGTAGCTCGTTGGAAAGGTGGCGCGTTGCCCATCCAGTAG
- a CDS encoding BlaI/MecI/CopY family transcriptional regulator gives MEKLTQQEEDAMQVIWETGGGFIKDFLEKLPEAKPPYTTLASTVKNLEKKEFVQAERLGNTYRYTPLIKAEEYKKKFMKGFVGDYFQNSYKELVAFFVKEKQLSPEELKEIMDMIENQKSE, from the coding sequence ATGGAAAAACTGACACAACAAGAAGAAGATGCCATGCAGGTGATCTGGGAAACCGGGGGCGGCTTCATCAAAGACTTTCTGGAGAAACTACCTGAGGCCAAACCGCCTTACACTACCTTGGCCTCTACGGTGAAGAACCTGGAGAAAAAGGAATTTGTGCAGGCAGAACGCCTGGGGAACACATACCGGTACACGCCGCTCATCAAAGCCGAAGAGTACAAGAAAAAGTTCATGAAGGGGTTTGTGGGAGACTACTTCCAAAACTCCTACAAAGAGCTAGTGGCCTTCTTCGTGAAGGAAAAACAACTGAGCCCCGAGGAGCTGAAAGAAATCATGGACATGATTGAAAACCAAAAATCTGAATGA